A region of the Actinomycetes bacterium genome:
GATGATCACCGCCGACAGCAGGACGAGGGAGAAGGTGGTCGGCAGTCTCGACGCGATGAGCGTGGAGACGTTCTCGCGGTACTCCAGCGACCGGCCGAAGTTACCGTGGAGCACGCCGGCCAGCCAGTGGACGTACTGGACGAGGAACGGCTGGTCGAGCCCGTACTGCTTCTTGATCGCCGCGATGGTCGCCGGCGACGGGCTGCGCCCCTGGATGAGGAAGTCGATCGGGCTCCCGGGGACGACGTACAGCGACGCGAACACCAGGAACGAGGTGACCAGCAGGGTGAGCATCAGCCCGAGCAGTCGCCAGACGACGAACGTCGCGGTGCGGGGAGGCGCGACCCCGGCACCGTCGAGGCTCACAGCGTCGGTCGCCACGTCGCGTCGCCCCACCGAGGCTGCTGGCGCTCCAACGCGGCGCCGAGACGGAAGACGGTCCGGTCGTCGTAGGTCCGACCGACGATCTGCACGCCGGTGGGCACCCCGTTGCTCGCCAGGCCGCTCGGCACCGACAGCACCGGGACCCGGCCGATCACGTTGAACGGGATCGTCATGAGGGCGTCCTCCCACGCGTGGTCCCCGCCGTCGATGCGCACCACCGCGTCGACGTAGTCGTCGCCGGCGACCAGCCCCTCGGTGCCTATGGTCGGGCAGAGCAGCGCGTCATGGGAGTCGAGCAGGTCGCCGAGCGGGCGGTAGACCTCGGTCTCGGCGGCCAGCCCCGCGAGGCGTGAGGCGGTGTCGCCGTGTGCCGTCGCCCGGGCGGCGAAGGCTCGCGTGTACGGCATGAGCAGCTCGGCGTCGTCCCCGGCGATGCTGTCGACGAAGGCACCGAAGATGGAGCCGAAGTGCGCCCACGCGGCGGCCAGGATCACCTCCCGTCGCCACGGGAGCTCCACCTCCTCGACGTGCACGCCGGCTCCGCGCAGGGCGTCCGCGGCGGCTCGGGTGTTCGCCTCGACGACGGGCTCGACCGGGAAGTCGCCCAGGCGCACGCAGAGCGCGACCCGCATCCCCTCGACCTGGTCGTCGACCTCGCCGAGGTGGTAGGTCGGGCGGAGCGACGCCTGGTCGCCCGCCCACGGCCCGGCGAGGACGTCCTGCAACCGGGCGACGTCGGCGACGCTGCGGCCCATCGGGCCGTCCGCGCAGTAGCTGTCCAGGTTGAACGGCGCGAGCCCCGGGATCCGGCCGAAGGGAGCCTTGAAACCGACCACACCGCACAGCGAGGACGGGATGCGGATCGAGCCCCCGATGTCCGAGCCGGTGGCGAGGACGGTGGTGCCCGCGGCCAGCGAGGCGCCCGCGCCCCCGGACGAGCCGCCCGGGGAGAAGGCCGTGTTCCACGGGTTGCGGGTGACTCCCCAGAGCTTCGAGTGCGTGAACGGCGCGCACGAGAACTCAGGAGTCGTGGTCCGCGCGTGCACGACCGCACCGGCCGCGACGACCCTGCTGACCACTGGGTGGGTGACGTCGGCGACGACACCCTGCTCGAGGAGGGATCCCTCCTCGATGAGCCGTCCCGCGATGGGCTGCTCCTCCTTCAGGGCCAGGGGCACTCCCTCGAGCGGACGGATCTCCGCGTCGCGGTCGCGGTAGCGTCGCTCGGACTCGCGCGCGGCGACGTAGGCCTCCTCCCGCATCTGCTCGGTGAAGGCGTTCACGTCCGGCTCGACCTCGTCCGCCCTCGCGAGGACGGCGTCGAGCACCTCGACGGGCGACAGGTCCCCGCGACGGAACCTCGCCAGCGCCTCGGTCGCGGAGATGTAGTGGAGGTCGTTCACTTCGCGGCCCCGATCGTCGCGGCCCAGGGGTAGTAGAGGAAGTTGATCGACGGCGAGACGCCGGTGATCCGCTTCCCGAGCCACAGCGACGTCGGCGCGGTGAAGAGGGGCAGCCAGGGCAGCTCCACCTGGCTGATCTGCTGCGCCTTCGCCGTGTACGCCGAGCGCTGGACCGGGTCGGCGGTCGCGATCGCGTCGTCCACCGCTGCGTCGAAGGCCTTGTCGGACCAGGAGCCGTAGTTGCTGAACTCACCGGTGCGCAAGACGCCGTACATGTCCAGCGGGTCGCCGATCGAGACGTACCAGGCGGTCATGAACAAGTCGATCCCCTTGCGAGCCGCGGGGTCACTGAACAGCGCGGTGTACTTGTCCGGGGCGATCGTGCGGATGACGGGGTCGAGGCCGATCGCCTTCGCGGCGGCCGCCGTCGCCTGGGCGACGATGTCCGAGTCCGCCGAGATCGGGCTGGTCGCGATGACGACCTTCTGCCCGTTGACGCCCGCCTGGGCCGCCAGGGCCTTGGCCTTGGCGACGTCGTAGGGGTAGCTCGCCAGCCCGGCGTAGTAGGAGTCGACGGTGGCCGGGGGGACGCCGACCCAGTCGCTCCTGGTGACCAGTGAGTCGGCGAGGTCGCCGACACCCTGCTCGCCGGCCTTGATGATGCCCTGCCGGTCGGTCGCCATGAGCAGTGCCTGACGGACGCGCTTGTCGCTGAGGACTCCCTTGAGGTTGCTGACGATCTCGTCGACCACGGTGGTGTTGGTGCCGAAGTAGAGGCTGCCCTGGCCGCCGTTCTTCAGCTGCGCGTATGCGTTCGGCGGCACCTGCCAGCCGCCGTCGACCTCACCGGACTGCCACGCGTTGATCCTCGTGTTCGGGTCCTCGAGGAACACGAACTTCACCTGTGCCGCCTTGGCACGCAGGGTGGGGTCCCAGTACTGGTCGAAGCGCTTGAGGACGATGCTCTGCCCGGGCGTCCAGGAGGAGAGCGCGAACGGTCCCGTGCAGTTCACGCCGGTGCTCGGGTTCCCGTAGTTGGCGCCGTCCTTGGCCAGCGTCGCGGCCGACTCCACGGTGCCGGGCGTGACCGCCATGTACTGGTTGAAGGTCGCGTCGGGTCGGGAGAGGGTCACCGTGACCTGGTAGGGCCCCGTCTTCTCGATCGACTTCACATTGCGGAAGACGCTCGCCCAGTAGGAACCGACCTTGGGGTTGAGGTTGTACTTCAGCGACGCGACCACGTCGTTCGCGGTCATGAGGGTGCCGTCGTGGAAGTGGACGCCCTGCCGGATCGTGTAGACCCACGTCGTCGGATCGGGGTTCGCCCACTTCGTCGCCAGACCTGGCGAGTACGACAGGTCGGAGTTCCAGCGCAGCAGGCTCTCGCAGACGTTGGACAGCACCGTGTTCGGCGGGTAGTCGAAGGCGTAGGCGTAG
Encoded here:
- a CDS encoding amidase family protein, translated to MNDLHYISATEALARFRRGDLSPVEVLDAVLARADEVEPDVNAFTEQMREEAYVAARESERRYRDRDAEIRPLEGVPLALKEEQPIAGRLIEEGSLLEQGVVADVTHPVVSRVVAAGAVVHARTTTPEFSCAPFTHSKLWGVTRNPWNTAFSPGGSSGGAGASLAAGTTVLATGSDIGGSIRIPSSLCGVVGFKAPFGRIPGLAPFNLDSYCADGPMGRSVADVARLQDVLAGPWAGDQASLRPTYHLGEVDDQVEGMRVALCVRLGDFPVEPVVEANTRAAADALRGAGVHVEEVELPWRREVILAAAWAHFGSIFGAFVDSIAGDDAELLMPYTRAFAARATAHGDTASRLAGLAAETEVYRPLGDLLDSHDALLCPTIGTEGLVAGDDYVDAVVRIDGGDHAWEDALMTIPFNVIGRVPVLSVPSGLASNGVPTGVQIVGRTYDDRTVFRLGAALERQQPRWGDATWRPTL
- a CDS encoding ABC transporter substrate-binding protein; amino-acid sequence: MLTRFAPGRRLAAAATVAAATVLLAACSGTASSSGGAGASSSVSGDSAYQLTAQTPAPAGDIDSFTWSLYAEPLSLSYAYAFDYPPNTVLSNVCESLLRWNSDLSYSPGLATKWANPDPTTWVYTIRQGVHFHDGTLMTANDVVASLKYNLNPKVGSYWASVFRNVKSIEKTGPYQVTVTLSRPDATFNQYMAVTPGTVESAATLAKDGANYGNPSTGVNCTGPFALSSWTPGQSIVLKRFDQYWDPTLRAKAAQVKFVFLEDPNTRINAWQSGEVDGGWQVPPNAYAQLKNGGQGSLYFGTNTTVVDEIVSNLKGVLSDKRVRQALLMATDRQGIIKAGEQGVGDLADSLVTRSDWVGVPPATVDSYYAGLASYPYDVAKAKALAAQAGVNGQKVVIATSPISADSDIVAQATAAAAKAIGLDPVIRTIAPDKYTALFSDPAARKGIDLFMTAWYVSIGDPLDMYGVLRTGEFSNYGSWSDKAFDAAVDDAIATADPVQRSAYTAKAQQISQVELPWLPLFTAPTSLWLGKRITGVSPSINFLYYPWAATIGAAK